The following are from one region of the Vulgatibacter sp. genome:
- a CDS encoding sigma 54-interacting transcriptional regulator, whose translation MTVILGGRWEVLRTLGAGAGGEVLLAADRLAGGAHRAVKVLADAARERNLRAEFAALAGLQHPGVVKLHGFGHDATRGPLLVTDFVDGTDLLTAGASLDEAGKLALVAQLLRTLAFVHARGLLHLDLKPANVLVEAGRTRLLDFGLAGAEWSRAVGATPAWAAPEQLRGAAVDRRTDLHAVGALAHALATGSPPPQQREREAAAAAIAGGLGEVVRLLLREDPETRPASAGAALAQLAARGVLDGADEAAGVAAWIPHVPAIVRRGALADAAAALDGGRPVALLGPGGSGRRSLLGEIARRRAGGGWIVLRGGAGAAPLEPLLPVLRGAAALLQPGDAKAARRLLAPWLDGSAPATKAPAAAALGAAAAAIVAAAAKGRRLLVLLDGADTLEPVSRVAMYELLAQRVPVVLSAEEAPDAPALREIALAPLDLEAVKGWLAGVYPDRAVPEGFAASLHRWSGGLPILIEEALRALASSGLAAPGVGSSAPLPAVIVDEQFPARAEAAGRTAARALLAARDTAVLLGLWGRPLAVVDLAGLLGLSEEAALLQVEALAAEGAAVLEEGGLCRIAGEAVAAAVAGALPAAAAAAVHLRLAAHAAGAAARARGAEATVLLAARARHLLAGGDPEGPAVALRAGLACATCAAHRETVELLGAALQRGLGDGPARCALAAAQAALGDVEGALHAYRAADAEGAGAEAAIGAAEVLIRRGAYREAVSELEGVEADGTQLRARLFASLAKALALSGRAGEARDRAEAGLAVIASLPEPERAGIAADLHGARGLAHYLAGEADAALAAYEAAEAAAIDAEDPGRRATAANGRAIVAHRRGELALAEALYGEALRHARDAWDLTRVGACHLNLGALAQERSDTASAAEQYRQSAAVGRALGDPHAVARAELNLAVLHRFVGRLEAAIAAATAARSAAMKAGAPHVAAIATAVEGETRLLGGEVSRARGLLEEGLAGTTGAAEKLDIEVALGQAELAAGEAGAAAARAAAVAEASASLPAIRMRALLLRAEALLLGAAPDVPAARRALFEALSLAESHPRPDVRWRLHRALHLAHRAAGEGDLARAEAVAAQRLLAAAAEVPQQDRTPFLARPDRRRAQEELALSGPIAGADGSAARILALNRRIGEERDADRLLAAITDAAIELSGAERGFVLLPAAEGSFEIRMARGFADPGEDVPVSRSIAERVLRSGEPEHAVDALHDDRYRDQLSIHDLRLRSVICLPLSFRGERVGALYLDNRLRSRVFDDEAVALLESFADQAGIALGNARLLAETEAARQRADEAAAQVRKLAARLEEQVEQQAAELATAREVLGDQPLAGIVGQSEPIRRLCRAIEKVAAVAVPVLVQGESGTGKELVARAIHAVGPRQDRPFVAVNCAALAETVLESELFGHVRGAFTGADRDRRGLFELADGGTLMLDEVADMSLGMQAKLLRALQSGEIWKVGGRAALRVDVRVVAATNKPLAGQVEQGLFREDLFYRLNVVTLPVPPLRERPEDIPLLVEHFLRNIRGEAGQKRKLRIEPAAISFLATHEWPGNVRELEATLKNAAIFAEGNLIRTSDLSFLRLRMATPRVAAEQRAPETVPLAEAELEMIERTLEKTGGNKALAARLLGIDRKTLYNKLRRLERA comes from the coding sequence ATGACGGTCATTCTCGGCGGGCGTTGGGAAGTGCTGCGGACCCTGGGGGCTGGCGCCGGTGGTGAGGTTCTCCTCGCCGCCGACCGGCTCGCCGGCGGTGCGCACCGTGCGGTGAAGGTCCTCGCGGACGCGGCGCGGGAGCGGAACCTCCGCGCCGAGTTCGCCGCGCTGGCGGGGCTGCAGCATCCCGGCGTGGTGAAACTCCACGGCTTCGGCCACGACGCCACCCGCGGGCCACTCCTGGTCACCGACTTCGTCGACGGCACCGACCTCCTCACCGCCGGCGCCTCCCTGGACGAGGCGGGCAAGCTGGCGCTCGTGGCGCAGCTCCTCCGGACGCTGGCCTTCGTTCATGCGCGCGGGCTCCTCCATCTCGACCTCAAGCCCGCCAACGTCCTCGTCGAGGCAGGGCGAACCCGGCTCCTCGACTTCGGCCTCGCCGGCGCCGAGTGGAGCCGCGCCGTCGGCGCCACCCCGGCGTGGGCGGCCCCCGAGCAGCTCCGCGGGGCGGCGGTGGATCGCCGCACCGATCTGCACGCGGTGGGCGCCCTCGCCCACGCGCTGGCCACCGGCAGCCCGCCGCCGCAGCAGCGGGAGCGTGAGGCTGCCGCCGCTGCGATCGCCGGCGGTCTCGGCGAGGTGGTGCGGCTGCTGCTCCGCGAGGACCCCGAGACGCGCCCCGCCAGCGCAGGCGCCGCGCTGGCGCAGCTCGCGGCGCGCGGCGTGCTCGACGGTGCCGACGAAGCTGCGGGAGTGGCCGCCTGGATCCCCCACGTGCCGGCGATCGTGCGGCGGGGCGCGCTCGCCGACGCCGCGGCGGCCCTCGACGGCGGCAGGCCCGTGGCGCTGCTCGGCCCCGGTGGGAGCGGCAGGCGCAGCCTCCTCGGCGAGATCGCCCGCCGCCGCGCCGGTGGCGGCTGGATCGTGCTCCGTGGCGGCGCCGGCGCGGCGCCCCTCGAGCCGCTCCTTCCCGTGCTCCGCGGCGCTGCGGCACTGCTCCAGCCCGGCGACGCGAAGGCGGCCCGCCGCCTCCTCGCGCCGTGGCTCGACGGCAGCGCGCCGGCGACGAAGGCCCCTGCAGCTGCGGCCCTCGGCGCTGCAGCAGCGGCGATCGTCGCGGCGGCGGCGAAGGGCCGCCGCCTCCTCGTTCTCCTCGACGGCGCCGACACCCTCGAGCCTGTCTCGCGGGTGGCGATGTACGAGCTCCTCGCGCAGCGCGTGCCGGTGGTGCTCTCCGCCGAGGAGGCGCCCGATGCGCCGGCGCTCCGCGAGATCGCGCTGGCGCCCCTCGACCTCGAGGCGGTGAAGGGCTGGCTCGCAGGGGTCTACCCGGATCGCGCCGTCCCCGAGGGTTTCGCCGCCTCGCTCCACCGCTGGAGCGGTGGCCTTCCCATCCTGATCGAAGAAGCGCTGCGCGCGCTCGCCTCCTCCGGCCTCGCGGCTCCCGGCGTCGGCAGCTCCGCCCCGCTGCCGGCGGTGATCGTCGACGAACAATTCCCCGCCAGGGCGGAGGCTGCTGGGAGAACCGCCGCACGCGCCCTCCTTGCAGCCCGCGACACGGCGGTGCTCCTCGGCCTCTGGGGCAGGCCCCTCGCCGTGGTGGATCTCGCCGGTCTCCTCGGCCTCTCCGAGGAAGCGGCGCTGCTGCAGGTCGAGGCGCTCGCAGCAGAGGGCGCCGCTGTGCTGGAGGAGGGTGGCCTCTGCCGGATCGCCGGTGAGGCCGTCGCCGCTGCGGTGGCAGGGGCGCTCCCGGCAGCGGCGGCTGCCGCCGTGCATCTGCGCCTCGCCGCCCACGCCGCAGGCGCAGCCGCGCGGGCACGGGGCGCGGAAGCCACCGTGCTCCTCGCCGCGCGGGCGCGGCATCTGCTCGCCGGCGGTGATCCGGAGGGTCCCGCGGTGGCGCTGCGGGCAGGCCTCGCCTGTGCCACCTGCGCCGCGCACCGCGAGACCGTCGAGCTCCTCGGCGCTGCGCTGCAGCGCGGCCTCGGCGACGGCCCTGCCCGCTGCGCCCTTGCCGCAGCGCAGGCCGCGCTCGGCGACGTGGAAGGCGCGCTGCACGCCTACCGCGCTGCGGACGCGGAGGGCGCCGGGGCGGAGGCGGCCATCGGCGCAGCCGAGGTGCTGATCCGCCGGGGCGCCTACCGGGAGGCGGTGTCGGAGTTGGAGGGCGTGGAGGCCGACGGGACGCAGCTGCGCGCGCGGCTCTTCGCCAGCCTCGCCAAAGCGCTGGCGCTCTCGGGCAGGGCCGGCGAGGCGCGGGATCGCGCGGAGGCAGGGCTCGCGGTGATCGCCTCCCTGCCGGAGCCGGAGCGCGCCGGCATCGCCGCCGATCTCCACGGCGCCAGGGGCCTCGCCCACTACCTCGCCGGCGAGGCCGACGCTGCGCTCGCCGCCTACGAGGCGGCGGAGGCCGCGGCGATCGACGCCGAGGACCCGGGGCGCCGGGCCACCGCCGCGAACGGGCGCGCCATCGTCGCCCACCGCCGCGGCGAGCTCGCGCTGGCCGAAGCGCTCTACGGCGAGGCGCTGCGCCACGCCCGTGACGCCTGGGATCTCACCCGCGTCGGCGCCTGCCACCTGAACCTCGGCGCCCTCGCGCAGGAGCGCAGCGACACCGCCAGCGCCGCGGAGCAGTACCGCCAGTCCGCGGCAGTGGGCCGCGCCCTCGGCGATCCACACGCGGTGGCCCGCGCCGAGCTCAACCTCGCTGTGCTCCACCGCTTCGTCGGCAGGCTCGAGGCCGCGATCGCCGCAGCCACCGCTGCACGCAGCGCCGCGATGAAGGCGGGTGCACCCCACGTCGCCGCCATCGCCACCGCGGTGGAGGGCGAGACCCGCCTCCTCGGCGGCGAGGTGAGCCGCGCCCGCGGGCTCCTCGAGGAGGGGCTCGCCGGCACCACCGGCGCCGCCGAGAAGCTCGACATCGAGGTGGCCCTCGGCCAGGCCGAGCTCGCTGCAGGCGAGGCCGGCGCCGCAGCCGCCCGCGCCGCAGCGGTGGCGGAGGCGAGCGCGTCGCTTCCCGCGATCCGGATGCGCGCGCTGCTCCTGCGCGCGGAGGCGCTCCTCCTCGGCGCCGCCCCCGACGTGCCCGCCGCCCGCCGCGCGCTCTTCGAGGCGCTCTCGCTGGCGGAATCCCATCCCCGTCCCGACGTGCGCTGGCGCCTCCACCGCGCGCTCCACCTCGCCCACCGTGCGGCGGGGGAGGGCGATCTCGCCAGGGCCGAGGCGGTGGCAGCGCAGCGGCTCCTCGCCGCAGCGGCGGAGGTGCCGCAGCAGGATCGGACCCCCTTTCTCGCGAGGCCGGATCGGCGCCGGGCGCAGGAGGAACTCGCCCTCTCGGGCCCGATCGCGGGAGCCGACGGAAGCGCGGCGCGGATCCTCGCCCTCAACCGGCGCATCGGGGAGGAGCGCGACGCCGATCGCCTCCTCGCCGCGATCACCGACGCGGCGATCGAGCTCTCCGGCGCGGAGCGCGGCTTCGTCCTCCTCCCCGCGGCGGAGGGGAGCTTCGAGATCCGCATGGCCCGCGGCTTCGCCGATCCCGGCGAGGACGTGCCGGTCTCCCGCTCCATCGCGGAGCGTGTGCTCCGCAGCGGCGAGCCGGAGCACGCGGTCGACGCGCTCCACGACGATCGCTACCGGGATCAGCTCTCGATCCACGACCTGCGCCTGCGCAGCGTGATCTGCCTGCCGCTCTCCTTCCGCGGCGAGCGGGTCGGCGCCCTCTACCTCGACAACCGGCTCCGCAGCCGCGTCTTCGACGACGAGGCGGTGGCGCTCCTCGAGTCCTTCGCCGATCAGGCGGGGATCGCGCTGGGCAACGCGCGGCTCCTCGCCGAGACCGAGGCGGCACGGCAGCGCGCGGACGAGGCGGCGGCGCAGGTGCGCAAGCTGGCGGCGCGCCTCGAGGAGCAGGTGGAGCAGCAGGCCGCCGAGCTCGCCACCGCCCGCGAGGTGCTGGGCGATCAGCCGCTGGCGGGGATCGTCGGGCAGAGCGAGCCGATCCGCCGCCTCTGCCGCGCCATCGAGAAGGTGGCGGCGGTGGCGGTGCCGGTGCTGGTGCAGGGCGAGAGCGGCACCGGCAAGGAACTCGTGGCCCGGGCGATCCACGCGGTGGGGCCGCGGCAGGACCGCCCCTTCGTCGCGGTCAACTGCGCGGCGCTGGCGGAGACGGTGCTGGAGAGCGAGCTCTTCGGCCACGTGCGTGGCGCCTTCACCGGCGCGGATCGCGACAGGCGCGGCCTCTTCGAGCTCGCGGACGGCGGCACCCTGATGCTCGACGAGGTGGCGGACATGAGCCTCGGCATGCAGGCCAAGCTCCTCCGCGCCCTGCAGAGCGGGGAGATCTGGAAGGTCGGCGGCAGGGCGGCGCTGCGGGTCGACGTGCGGGTGGTGGCGGCGACCAACAAGCCCCTCGCCGGGCAGGTGGAGCAGGGGCTCTTCCGCGAGGATCTCTTCTACCGCCTCAACGTGGTGACGCTGCCGGTGCCGCCGCTCCGGGAGCGGCCCGAGGACATCCCGCTCCTGGTGGAGCATTTCCTCCGCAACATCCGCGGGGAGGCGGGGCAGAAGCGCAAGCTCCGGATCGAGCCCGCGGCGATCTCGTTCCTCGCCACCCACGAGTGGCCCGGCAACGTCCGCGAGCTGGAGGCGACCCTGAAGAACGCCGCGATCTTCGCGGAGGGGAACCTCATTCGCACCTCGGACCTCTCCTTCCTCCGGCTCCGGATGGCTACGCCCCGCGTCGCCGCCGAGCAGCGGGCGCCGGAGACGGTGCCGCTGGCGGAGGCGGAGCTGGAGATGATCGAGCGCACCCTGGAGAAGACCGGCGGCAACAAGGCGCTGGCGGCGCGGCTCCTCGGGATCGACCGCAAGACGCTCTACAACAAGCTCCGCCGGCTGGAGCGGGCTTGA
- the tgt gene encoding tRNA guanosine(34) transglycosylase Tgt has product MPVALQFDLLAKDPDSAARRGRLTLPHGVVETPIFMPVGTAASVKAIAPDDLDRIGAQIILGNTYHLFLRPGHELVQRHGGLHGFMSWDKPILTDSGGFQVYSLAEARKISEEGVVFRSHIDGSKRMLSPEVSIAVQEALGADVIMAFDECPPAGSERRYFEQSLARTTRWAKRCKEAWHPEGNSSLFGIVQGGLHEDLRKAHAEEICALDLPGYALGGYSVGEAIPAMYASVSTSAPLLPAEKPRYLMGVGTPEDLVTCVGLGIDMFDCVLPTRTARNARLYTSEGIVNIKNARYADDAGPLDPKCRCYTCTHFSRAYLRHLYNAGELLAYRLNTLHNLTYFVDLMAEVRKAIEEGRYAAWSKAWLEERALRIRENKAG; this is encoded by the coding sequence ATCCCCGTGGCACTCCAGTTCGACCTGCTCGCGAAAGACCCCGACTCCGCCGCCCGCCGCGGCAGGCTCACCCTGCCCCATGGCGTGGTGGAGACGCCGATCTTCATGCCCGTGGGCACCGCAGCCAGCGTCAAGGCGATCGCCCCCGACGACCTCGACCGCATCGGCGCCCAGATCATCCTCGGCAACACCTACCACCTCTTCCTCCGCCCCGGTCACGAGCTGGTGCAGCGCCACGGCGGCCTCCACGGCTTCATGTCCTGGGACAAGCCGATCCTCACCGACTCCGGCGGCTTCCAGGTCTACTCGCTCGCCGAGGCCCGCAAGATCAGCGAGGAGGGCGTGGTCTTCCGCTCGCACATCGACGGCAGCAAGCGGATGCTCAGCCCCGAGGTCTCGATCGCGGTGCAGGAGGCGCTGGGCGCCGACGTGATCATGGCCTTCGACGAGTGCCCGCCTGCAGGCAGCGAGCGGCGTTACTTCGAGCAGTCGCTGGCGCGCACCACCCGCTGGGCGAAGCGCTGCAAGGAGGCCTGGCATCCGGAGGGCAATTCGAGCCTCTTCGGCATCGTCCAGGGCGGGCTCCACGAGGATCTGCGCAAGGCCCACGCCGAGGAGATCTGCGCCCTCGATCTGCCGGGCTACGCGCTCGGCGGCTATAGCGTCGGCGAGGCGATCCCGGCGATGTACGCCAGCGTCTCGACGTCTGCGCCGCTGCTGCCTGCGGAGAAGCCCCGCTACCTGATGGGCGTGGGCACGCCGGAGGACCTCGTCACCTGCGTGGGCCTCGGCATCGACATGTTCGACTGCGTGCTCCCCACCCGCACCGCACGCAACGCCCGGCTCTATACGAGCGAGGGGATCGTCAACATCAAGAACGCCCGCTACGCCGACGACGCGGGACCGCTCGATCCGAAGTGCCGCTGCTACACCTGCACCCACTTCTCGCGGGCCTACCTGCGGCACCTCTACAACGCGGGGGAGCTGCTGGCCTACCGGCTCAACACGCTCCACAACCTCACCTACTTCGTCGACCTGATGGCCGAGGTCCGCAAGGCGATCGAGGAGGGGCGCTACGCCGCGTGGTCGAAGGCGTGGCTCGAGGAGCGGGCGCTCCGGATCCGCGAGAACAAGGCGGGCTGA
- the queA gene encoding tRNA preQ1(34) S-adenosylmethionine ribosyltransferase-isomerase QueA, which yields MKTSDFDFQLPDELIAQSPLEARDASRLLVLPRAGGAPSHRAFRDLPDLLLPGDLLVLNDARVIPARLRGAKVESGGRVELLLCDPLGPVGDRAAWRCMGGSSKPLRPGKFLRFTDGAGALDAEILAVHEGGFVDVAFAADPDAFLDRLEGLGELPLPPYLGRPPEEADRERYQTIYARERGAVAAPTAGLHFTEAIFARLVARGIERATVTLHVGPGTFLPVRADDVSEHRMHAERYQVPDATAAAIARTRERGGRVIAVGTTALRTLESAADGRGGVRAGPGVSELFVTPGYDFRVVDGLVTNFHLPRSTLVMLVAALAGHQRLLAAYEEAVRERYRFYSYGDAMLVA from the coding sequence ATGAAGACCTCCGACTTCGATTTCCAGCTGCCCGACGAATTGATCGCCCAGAGCCCGCTCGAAGCGCGCGACGCCTCGCGCCTGCTCGTGCTCCCCCGTGCAGGCGGCGCCCCCTCGCACCGCGCCTTCCGCGATCTGCCCGATCTCCTCCTCCCCGGCGATCTGCTCGTGCTCAACGACGCCCGGGTGATCCCCGCCCGCCTCCGCGGCGCCAAGGTCGAGTCCGGCGGCAGGGTCGAGCTCCTCCTCTGTGATCCGCTCGGGCCGGTGGGCGACCGCGCCGCATGGCGCTGCATGGGTGGATCGTCCAAGCCGCTGCGCCCGGGCAAATTCCTCCGCTTCACCGACGGGGCCGGCGCCCTCGACGCGGAGATCCTCGCGGTGCACGAGGGCGGCTTCGTCGACGTCGCCTTCGCCGCGGATCCCGACGCCTTCCTCGACAGGCTCGAGGGGCTCGGCGAGCTGCCGCTGCCTCCCTACCTGGGCAGGCCGCCGGAGGAGGCGGATCGCGAGCGCTACCAGACCATCTACGCGCGGGAGCGCGGCGCGGTGGCGGCGCCCACGGCGGGCCTCCACTTCACCGAGGCGATCTTCGCGCGCCTCGTCGCCCGGGGGATCGAGCGGGCCACCGTCACCCTCCACGTCGGCCCCGGCACCTTCCTGCCGGTGCGGGCGGACGACGTCTCCGAGCACCGGATGCACGCGGAGCGCTACCAGGTCCCGGACGCCACCGCCGCTGCGATCGCCCGCACCAGGGAGCGGGGCGGCAGGGTGATCGCGGTGGGGACCACCGCCCTGCGCACGCTGGAGAGCGCAGCGGACGGCAGGGGCGGCGTGCGCGCAGGCCCCGGCGTCTCCGAGCTCTTCGTCACCCCCGGCTACGACTTCCGCGTGGTCGACGGCCTCGTCACCAACTTCCACCTCCCCCGCTCGACGCTGGTGATGCTGGTCGCCGCCCTCGCCGGCCACCAGCGCCTCCTGGCCGCCTACGAAGAGGCGGTGCGCGAGCGGTACCGCTTCTACTCCTACGGCGACGCGATGCTCGTGGCCTGA
- a CDS encoding SpoIID/LytB domain-containing protein, with protein sequence MARRFASLLLALALLLAAGPAAAETMIRIAVVEGASSLIVRAPGLRMRALTDDGFYEPVPGDAVRLERRGGGVALGGAAPVDAVKLRADGPITVGEKTVRGAVEVVADEGGLLAVNELPMESYLAAVLGSEMPPSFEPEALKAQAVAARTYAIGKKIAAEGAAYHLGSTVLAQVYGGVHREDPRTKAAVAATEGEVLVFDHMPIEAYFFSSCGGRTEGGAEALGRPLPYLTVHACPERADTPGARWSLTLSATDLGRRLGLGPVLDLSVETRTASDRARTVEVRTAKGRRRFTAVQLRQRIGYGALKSLAFEVDERGGRFHFHGRGAGHAAGLCQWGAQAAAQDGSAYREILGRYYPGVEIRRMY encoded by the coding sequence ATGGCACGCCGCTTCGCTTCACTCCTCCTCGCCCTCGCCCTGCTGCTCGCCGCCGGCCCCGCCGCCGCGGAGACGATGATCCGGATCGCGGTGGTGGAGGGCGCATCCTCCCTCATCGTGCGGGCGCCGGGCCTGCGCATGCGCGCCCTCACCGACGACGGCTTCTACGAACCGGTCCCCGGCGACGCCGTGCGCCTCGAGCGGCGCGGCGGCGGCGTCGCGCTGGGCGGCGCCGCACCGGTGGACGCGGTGAAGCTCCGGGCGGACGGTCCGATCACCGTGGGCGAGAAGACCGTCCGCGGCGCCGTCGAGGTGGTGGCGGACGAGGGCGGGCTCCTCGCGGTGAACGAGCTGCCGATGGAGAGCTACCTCGCCGCGGTGCTGGGCAGCGAGATGCCGCCCTCCTTCGAGCCCGAGGCCCTCAAGGCCCAGGCGGTGGCGGCGCGCACCTACGCCATCGGCAAGAAGATCGCGGCGGAGGGAGCGGCCTACCACCTCGGCTCCACCGTGCTCGCCCAGGTCTACGGCGGCGTGCACCGCGAGGATCCGCGGACCAAGGCTGCGGTCGCCGCCACCGAGGGCGAGGTCCTCGTCTTCGATCACATGCCGATCGAGGCCTATTTCTTCTCCTCCTGCGGCGGCCGCACCGAGGGCGGCGCCGAGGCGCTGGGCAGGCCGCTGCCCTACCTCACCGTCCACGCCTGCCCCGAGCGCGCCGACACGCCGGGGGCGCGCTGGAGCCTCACCCTCTCCGCCACCGACCTGGGCAGGCGGCTCGGCCTGGGGCCGGTCCTCGACCTCTCGGTCGAGACCCGGACCGCGAGCGATCGGGCCCGCACGGTGGAGGTCCGCACCGCCAAGGGGCGCAGGCGCTTCACAGCGGTGCAGCTGCGCCAGCGGATCGGCTACGGCGCCCTGAAGAGCCTCGCCTTCGAGGTGGACGAGCGCGGCGGGCGCTTCCACTTCCACGGCAGGGGGGCCGGGCATGCAGCGGGCCTCTGCCAGTGGGGGGCGCAGGCCGCAGCGCAGGATGGCAGCGCCTACCGCGAGATCCTCGGGCGCTACTACCCGGGCGTCGAGATCCGGCGGATGTACTGA